CCGCCACCGCTTTAAGACACGGGATGACCCTCGTCACGCGGAATGTTGAGCACGTCGCCGGGACCGGGGTTGCCACCCTCAATCCATGGACGTGGGCTTAAAAGCGGCGTGAGCGAATCCGCAGAACACGCAGACGGGTCGCGGCGCGTGCCGGTGGATGCGTGCGACGCTACATGACCGTAATCTGTGTCAATCTGTGGATGATCTCTTTTCTGCGTTGTCTGCGAGTTTTTTGGTCCCCCCTTGCCTTGCGCTGCGGAAGGCAGGATCATTGCACGAAGTCAAAACGCATTCCCCCCTGCGCACCCTCCATTCCCCCTTAAGTGAAAAGCGGAAAAAACCCATCGGCCGTTTCCCGTGACTCGCGGTCTGCTGACGGCGCCACTGCACCGGAATTTTCGGGGCAGCCGAACCCTGCGGGGATCATGGGGCGCGGCCTCGTGCTTGGGGGCCTTCATGAGGTGACCAAGTCGTTCGGCGCGATTGTGGCCATCCAGGGAGTTTCTTTCGACCTGCGTTCGGGCGAAGTGCTCGCCCTTCTGGGGGAAAATGGCGCCGGCAAGAGCACGTGCGTGAAGGTCCTGGCCGGCGTCCATGCCCCGACCGCGGGGCACGTTTACCTCGAAGGGCAACCGGTTCAACTGCATTCACCGTCGGACGCGCAGCACCGCGGCATCGCCGTCATGCACCAGCACCCGGGGCTCTTTGGAGACCTGTCGATCGCGGAGAACGTTTTTATGGGGCACCCGAGAAAGGGATTCCTGGGTCTCCTGGATCACGACGCGATGCTCGCGGAAACGCATCGGTTGCTGAAAATCGTGGGGCTGCAGGCGGACCCCCGGGCGCCGCTTTACAGCCTGCGGACGTCGGAGCAGCAATTGGTCGAAATCGCCAAGGCGCTGGCCGTAAAGGCTCGCATCATGATCATGGACGAACCGACCGCGGCCTTGTCGCGTCGCGAGGTCGATCAGCTTTTTCTCGTCGTGGACGGCCTGCGGAAGCGCGGTGTGGCAATGATGTTCGTGGGCCACCGGATGGAAGAAGTTTATGAGGTCGCCGATCGCGTCGTGGTTTTGCGCGATGGAAAGGTGATCGGCGAGGCGCCGGTCGGCGAAATGCCCCGGGATCGGGCGATTCAACTGATGGTGGGCCGGCCGTTGGCTGACCTTTACCCGAAGCGGTCCAATTCTTTGGGAGAAGTCATTCTGGCAGTCGAGGGGCTTTCCCGGGGGACCATGTTTGAGAACGTCTCGTTCACCGTCAGGTCAGGTGAAATCCTGGGGTTCGGCGGCCTGGTCGGAAGCGGCCGAACGGAGATCGCGCGCGTTTTATTCGGAATCGATCAACCGACGGCCGGAAGGATTCTGCTCGACGGGAAACCGGTTTCATTCGCGACGCCCAAGGACGCGCTGAAAGCGGGGATTGCGTACGTCTCGGAAGACCGGATGGGCCAGAGCCTCGTGATGGACTTTTCCATCCTGGCGAACGCGGTTCTGCCCGTGGTAGACCGCGCGGCCCCGTTCGGTTTCGTGGAACGCGCACGCGAACTTGCCCTCGCCGGGCCGCACCTGGATCGCCTGCGGGTGCGCTGCCGCGGCTACGACCAGCCCGTGCAGCAGCTTTCGGGCGGGAACCAGCAAAAGGTCGTGCTCTCAAAGTGGCTCGCAACGAAACCGCGGATCTTCATTTTTGATGAGCCGACGCAAGGGGTGGACGTGCAGACCAAAGCCGAGGTTCACGCCGTGATCGCAAGCCTGGCGAAGGACGGGGCGGCCATCATCGTGATCTCGTCCGAATTGCCGGAGCTCATCGGCGGCTCCGATCGCATCATGGTCCTGCGGGAGGGGGTCGTCACGGGCGAATTTTCGGCCAAGGACGCAACCCAGGAAGGAATCATGCGGGTCGCAACGGCGGAAACGGCCGTGATCAATCCGCCACCGGGTGAGGCGGCGGCGCCGCCCGGGGCAGCCGGGCCTTTACTGCCAAAGCCGGCCGCCGACGGGTTGAACCCGCGACGTCTGCCGGACCTTCTGCTGGTCCGGCGGGAACTGGGGCTGGTAGCCGCCATCCTGATGATCATCATCCCGGCCACCATTTTGAATCCGAGGATGCTGGGCGCGTCCAACCTCAAGGCGCTGTCGATGGATGCCGCCCTGCTCAGCATCGTGACGGTCGCGCAGATGCTCGTTCTGATCACGAGAAACATCGATCTCTCGGTTGCCTCCGTGATCAGCCTTTCGGCCTACGTTTCCGCCATGGTGTTGAAGGCGTCGCCCCACACGCCGATCCCGATCGCGATCCTGATCGCGTGCGCCGTCGGGTTGCTGTGCGGGCTGATCAATGGAGCGATCATCGCTTACGGGCGGATTCCGGCGATCGTGGCCACCCTGGGAACGCTTACCTTGTTCCGCGGCTTCAACAGCCTTCTGGCCAACGGGGTACAGATTAGCGCCGACCAGGTGCCCCAGGGTTGGCTCGACCTTACCACGGCCTCCCTCTTCGGGGTTCCCGGCGTGGTCTTCGTGGCCGCAGCCATCGTGACGGCGATCGCGCTGGGTCTCCGCCACCTGGAGGCCGGCCGCCAATGGTTTGCGATCGGCTCGAACCCGGACGGCTCCCGCCTGATCGGCGTCCCGGTCACCAGGCGAATCCTGGCGGCTTTCGGTCTGGCCGGACTTCTGACCGGGTTCGACGGGGCGCTTTGGGCTTCCCGGCTGGGAACCGTCGATTCCCAGGTGGCATTCGGCGTCGAACTCACCGTGATCGCTTCGGTGGTCGTCGGCGGGGTGGCGATTCGCGGCGGCTCGGGAACGGTCCTCGGCGTCCTGCTGGGCACGATCACGCTGCTGGTAATCAATAACGCCCTGATTCTCGTGCACATCGATCCGCTGCAAATTCAATCCGTGTATGGGCTGGTTATTCTCGGGGCGATCTCAGCCGACGCGTACGTTACCCGAAAAGCGCATCAGCCGCGTTCAACCCGGGTCAGGAAATGAATAGAAAGATTGCGAACCTGTCAGGCAGCCGGGACTTCTTTCCGGCCGTCCTGTTTTTCCGCGCGTTCGCCTACGCTTTGCCGGATTCCCTGACTAACTTCGGTTTGAACATGATCGGCCCGACAGAGGATAGGTGTACTTGTACGAAAAAAACTAACAAATGACGAGGACCATGAGAATCCATTCCTGCATATTTAACATAATCATCATTGCCGCCGCTGCTTGCATGGCCGGCACAGCCGGGTCCGCTGCCGACGCCGATATTACGGTCGGCTTCATCCCGAAGCTGGACACCGATCCCTATTTCAAAGTCGCCGGCGAGGGCGCAGCCGAGGCGCAGAAGGAAATCGGCGGGAAGTCGCTTTTCGTCGCGCCTTCAACCGCAACCGGGGAGGCGCAGATCCCGTTCATCAATAACCTGGTTTCGCAAAGGGTGAACGTCATCGCCATTGCCGCCTCGGACACGAATTCGGTGGTGCCGGCATTGCGACGGGCGCTGGCGCAGAAAATCCGTGTGATGACGTTTGATTCGGACTGCGCGAAGAATGGCCGGGAGCTGTTTGTAAACCAGGCGACGCAAAGCAGCCTGGCCGAGATGATGCTGGATAGTTTAGGCGGGATGATCGGTTACGAAGGCGAATTTGCGATCCTCTCGAGCACGCCGACCGCGACGAACCAGAACCAATGGATCGATGCGATGAAGAAGAGAATGGCGAATGACCCGAAATTTGCCAAACTGAAGCTCGATCAGGTGGCCTATGGGCAGGAATCCGCGCAGGTCAACCAGCAGCAGGCGTTGGCCCTGGCTGAAGCCTTCCCGAATCTGAAGGGCATCATCATTCCAGCCGGCATCGGCTTGCCGGCGGCGGCCCGGGCCCTGGAACAGGCGGGGTTGCTCGGCAAGATCAAACTGACCGGTCTGGCACCGGCCACGCTCATGAAGAAATACATCCTCGCCGGTCAAGCCCAGGATATCTGGTGGAACGTCAAAGATCTCGGCTACCTGAGCTATTATGCCGCGGCGGCGCTCGCGACGGGCAAAATCACCGGAAAAAAAGGTGAAACGTTCACCGCGGGACGCCTTGGGGAACGCACCATCGGAGATGACGGCGAGATCCTTCTAGGCCCCGCCGTAATCGTGACGCCGGAAAACGTGAATTCGTTTGCCTTCTGACACACGGCGGGCACAACGTAAGAGTTCACACGGCGAACACGGCGGAAAGACAGAATCATTCGCAGAACACGCAGAGAACGCAGAAAAAGAATCCCAAACGCTGGACCTGACAGCGGCAGCCGGCACCCATGCTGCCGCTCCGAACTCCGACCGACACCCGCTATTCGTTACCCGTTACCCGTTACCCGCCACTCTCTTCCATTTGTGGCATTTAAATAGAGAACGCCCGGTCTTGCGACCGGGCGTTTTTCTGAACCGCTGCAGCGGACGGAGCGCTGTTATTTATTGATTAAAGATTGCGTTCCTCGCGTCGCCGTTCCCTTTCGGCTTCCCGCTCGGCTTCCGTGCCCGTCACGCCGGTTGTAGTGGTGGTCTCACCGGTACGCGCCGTTTCACCCAACCCCGAGCGATCGACTTCCACGTCCGTCTTTCGGACCGAATCCGAGACGGTCTGCTGCTCGACATCTTCGGTCTTGCGGGCACGCACGGCCCCGGTGACCACCCGTTCCTTGTCGACCACTGCTTCCTCGCGCCGGATCGGCACCTCGACTTCCTGCTCCGTAAGCTCGCCCGTCTGGCCCGCGCGCACCTGATCGGCAGGCACCCGCTCGATCACCACGTCTTCACGGCGCAACTCGACCGGCACGTTGACCTGCTCGGTCCGCACCAGCTTACGCAGCCGGACCCGGCCCGCCTCAACCTCGCGCTTGCCTACCCGTACGCGCTCCTCTTCAGTCGGGATTTCCACTTCTCCGGTCGCGCTTTCACGAGGCGTCCCGGTAACCCCGATTTGGTCGCGGCGTTGCTCGGTAATGTCCCGCTCGCCCGTGACGGCACCAGCGCGCGTGTCAGCCGCCTCGGTCCCGATAGCCGTCGCGCTTGTCCTCTCGGCACCGATTGCCGCCGCACCGGCTGCACCGGCCGTCTCCGCCCCGGTAACGGTCGCACCGGCCGTTCTGCCCTGGTAATACTGGATAACTTCCTGCTCCCGCGCGTCCGACAGCACCTCTTCGGCAGGATGGCTGGGCGCATTTTTCACAAGCTCAGCATCATAGGGAACCCGGACTTGATCGTCGTGGATTTCCACGCTGCGAGCGGGCACCACGTGTATCTTGCCCAGCAGCCAGCCGGTCTTGATTCCGAGGAATTCAACCTTGCCGCTTGCCTCGTCGGTCCAAAGGGCGTCCAGGGTGCCAATGGTATCGCCTCGGTTATCGACAACCTTTCGGCCGATAAGCGATTGGAACGTCTGGTCGTTAATATCGTCAAATGTATTCATAATACCTTGATTCCACTTGCTGGTGGTGAAGCGTTAGTAAAGCTTCGCCAACGCGGCTGGCGACGGCCTTATCCCATTTACGATTCTCAAGGCGGCAACATTGCGACGCAAAACGGGAGGGTTCCGTCACACGGCGGGCGCAGCGGGTTGGGCGGGCACAACGTAAGAGTTCACACGGCGAACACGGCGGACCACGGCGGGAAGAGGGGGAAGGGGAAAGAGTTCGGCGTTCGGAGTGGCATCATGGGTGCGAGATGCCCATGTCAAGCTCCGGTTTCGTGGATTCTTTTTCTGCGTTCGTCTGCGTGTTCTGCGGATGATTCCGTCTTCCCGCCGTGTTCCGCCGAAAGATTGGATCCAGTCATAGGACGTCTCCGAGCTCCGAACCCCGAACGCCGAACTCCGAACTCTCTCCCCTCTTCCCTCTTCCCGCCGTGGTCGTCGTGTTCCGCCGTGTTCGCCGTGTGAACTCTTACGTCGTGGCCGCCGTGTGACAGAGAACGTCGTTCAGCGCGGCTTTAGCCGCCCCGTAGCCGGCCATGCCGTGCACTCCGCCTCCCGGCGGGGTGGAAGAGGAGCATAAATATACCCCGCGCAGCGGCGTGCGGTACGGCACCGGCCCGAACACGGGGCGTGCGATCAACTGCCAAAGGTTGTTGGCGCCCCCGCTGATATCGCCGCCGATCAGGTTGGCATTTAACCGTGCCAGGGCCGCAGGGCCTGACACGTGCCGCATCAGGATGCGTTCGCGAAACCCGGGTGCGAAGCGTTCGATCTGCCGCTCAAGGGCGTCCGTCATGTCGATGGTCAACCCGTAGGGCACGTGGCAATAGGCCCACAACGTGTGTTTGCCTGCGGGCGCCCGGGTACGATCCCAAAGGGTGGGCTGGCTGACCAAAACGAAGGGGCGTTCCGGCACGGCGCCGGCAGCAGCCTGGCGTTCCGCCAAGGCGATTTCCCGGAGCGTGCCGCCCAGGTGCAGCGTGCCGGCTCTCCTGCATTCCTCGGCGGTCCAGGGCACCGGGCCATCAAGGGCATAGTCGACCTTGAACACCCCGGGGGCATGACGGAACCGCTCCAACCGGCGCCGGTAGCCGGCTGGAAGCTGCCGGCCGGCGATCTGGACGAATTGCCACGGGGTCAGGTCCAGCAAGATGGCCCGGGCGGACGGGATTTCACTGAATTGCCCGATCCGTACGCCGGTCTCGATCTTTCCGCCGAGTTCGCGCAGGCAGCCGGCCAGAGCGTCGGTGATCGCCTGCGCTCCGCCGAGCGGAATGGGCCAGCCCACCGCGTGGGCCAGCATCCCCAGCACCACCCCAAAGGCGGCCGAGACCGGCGCTTCCAACGGCAGGAATGAATGGGCGGCAACGCCCGCGAACAGTGCGCGCGCCGGTTCCCGGCTGAACACGGTGTTGGTAAGCGCGGCCGCGGGCCAGATCGCCCGCAGGCCGAATCCGGCCAGGGTGAAGGGATGCCGGGGCAGGTGCAGCATCGGCTGCAGAAACTCGAACACGAGTTTTTCCCACCGGCGCACCGAAGGGCCGATGAGCTGCCGGTAAGTCCAGGCGTCCGGGCCCAACGCCCTGGCGGTCCGGCTGAGGGAGTCGTAAAGGCAGGCGGCGGTCCCGTGATCGAGCGGGTGGGCCAGCGGAATGTCCGGCCGCAGCCACCTGAGCCCGAAACGTTCGAGAGCCAGGGTTCTGAAAAACGGGGAGGCCGCTCCGAGGGGGTGAACGGCGGAGCCCAGGTCATGCACAAAGCCCGGCAGGGTCAATTCCGCCGAGCGGGCGCCGCCGCCGATGGTGGAATTAGCCTCCAGGACCAGCACCGAGCAACCGGCCCGCGCCAGGGTGATGGCCGCCGCCAGGCCGTTCGGCCCGGCACCGACCACCACAGCATCGAAGTCAGCGGCGCTCATGGCGCCGTGCCGGTCCGGTTAGGTTATACCATCGCATCTGCCGAGAATTACGCTGCACAAGGGTAGCAGGTTGTCCCGGAAGTCGTATCAGGTGCCCGCGCCGTCGTCGACGACCAGGAGGTAAGGATAATCGGCGGCGTTGACCGTCACGGCAATGGTATCGCCCGCCCCGGCGTTGTTGCGGTTGACCGTTACCGGCACCATCGTGCCGTTGAGCGGGTCGTAGGCGCTGATCCGCGCGTTTGCGGCGTTCACGCCCTTAAGGCCGATGGTGAACGGCTCCGGGATGAACCTTTGCGTCACGTCACGCGTCATGACGTAATAAGGGATGACGAACCGGCCGGCATTGACCTGGAACGGCAGGATCGCAAGCGCCTCACGGTCGTAAAACGGAGGGTACGCGGCGGTGCCGTTGCCGGGGAACTGGTAATGGTCATGCGCGTCGCTGATGCCGGTGACCTGAAGGCTCCGGGTCGTGGTCAGGGCGGGGTCCAAGCCTTCGCTCATGAGGTCGACAATCCGTTTAATAACTGCCAATGCCGGTGAGGTGTAGGGCGAATCGTCGGCCGGGTAGGTACCGTTGCCGTTTGCGTACCGGATAAAATTGTCCTGCACGACCCCATAATATAGATCGCCGGCTCCCGAACCATAAAGCGTAAGCTTGGGAACGCCTTTCTGCAGGCAGAAGCAGAGGAATCGTGCGGTGGTTTTTGCTTTGAGGTTCAGTGCCGCCGAGGCGTCGGTGATTCCAAATTCAGACGGGTCGAATCCGAGTTCCGTAATCCATTCGTCGCACTTCACCACCTGACCATCCACCACTCGGGCATAGCGCCCATGGCCGGATTGGCCGATGTTCGTCGTGATCGGCGACATGTCCCGGATCATGTGTTCCGTCTGAACCGCGTTCTCATAGTATTCGGGAAAAGCGCAATGGTAGGCCGGTACCCACCCCGGGTTCTCCAATTGTAGTTGGGCGCTGACGCTGTTTGTCCCGTTGTCTCCGGAGGGGAATTGCCGGTTGCGCGGGTAAGGATGCTTGCAGAGTGCAGTGATTCGAACCGGCTCCTGGGATGAGCACGGCCAGGGAATCGTGCTGGCAAAGCCGTCGGCCAGCTGCACCCCGCTGAAGGCAGCCGGGTTCTGCTGGACGCAATCCGCCGTGGCCTGCAGCAGGTTACCCCAGATCACCGCTTGATTATAGTTGTAGAGGGCCGGTTGGTAGTAGGTATTGATATAGAGGAAATTCGAACCGAACGTGAGCTCGTTCCAGATCTCCAGGTCAAAGCCTTTGTCGCCGGCGGCACCCGTGGTGCCGAGCGCATCGGCCGCGAAGGCGGCCACGATCCGTACGTATCGTTGCCAGGCGGCGATCGTCTCCGCGTAGTCGGTGGTGCCGGGGGGCGAGAAGGGACGGTACTTCAGGGTCGCGATGCTCACGCGGCTATCGGCGGGAATCGCTTTCGGCAGCGGCTTGGATAGGGTCACGGTATTGCCGTTGACGGCGGTGATCAGGGCCTCGGCGGCCCAGCCTGTGGTCAGGTTGCTGAGACCACTGCGCCCGAGCACCAGGCCGGACGTATCATCCAGCTGTACGGTCGTGGCCCCCGCAGCTGCTGCCGCCGTGACGGTGCGACTGAGTACCTGAAGCGGGCAAGGATCGCCCTGATTGGCGTTCAACAGGATAATCGGCCGGATACCCCACTTCCCGCATGCTTGCAGGGCCGCCTTCAGTGAGGCGGAGGTGAGGGAGTCGTCATTGTAATTCAGGTTGCCCCAACCGATCTCGATCCGGGTGAGCTTGATGCCGTGGCGGGCCAGGTGCTGAAGAACCAGGTCAGCGTTACCGGTGCTGCTGAGGACTACGCCGGTGCCGTTGAGGAACCGGGTGGCCGGGACGGTTTCCAGGTAGGCGCGCCAGGGCTGGACCCAGTGGGAGTGGGCGCCAAAGGCGATATCGATCTGGTAAGCGGGATCGGTGTAGGGCGACGCGAGCGAACCGGAACGCACCGGGCATGCCGTTGCAAAAAGCATCACAATGATAATCAAAGCATTGATCAATGACTGGGGCGCTGCGGTCGGGAACATTGACCGATCGCATCTGTCCGGATTGCTGATGGATGGCAGTAGTTTCATGTTCGCAGGCAGTTGATGGTTTTTTGAGGGCAAAGGGGGGATACTGCGGAGACAAAGCGCCTCT
Above is a genomic segment from Verrucomicrobiota bacterium containing:
- a CDS encoding ATP-binding cassette domain-containing protein; translated protein: MGRGLVLGGLHEVTKSFGAIVAIQGVSFDLRSGEVLALLGENGAGKSTCVKVLAGVHAPTAGHVYLEGQPVQLHSPSDAQHRGIAVMHQHPGLFGDLSIAENVFMGHPRKGFLGLLDHDAMLAETHRLLKIVGLQADPRAPLYSLRTSEQQLVEIAKALAVKARIMIMDEPTAALSRREVDQLFLVVDGLRKRGVAMMFVGHRMEEVYEVADRVVVLRDGKVIGEAPVGEMPRDRAIQLMVGRPLADLYPKRSNSLGEVILAVEGLSRGTMFENVSFTVRSGEILGFGGLVGSGRTEIARVLFGIDQPTAGRILLDGKPVSFATPKDALKAGIAYVSEDRMGQSLVMDFSILANAVLPVVDRAAPFGFVERARELALAGPHLDRLRVRCRGYDQPVQQLSGGNQQKVVLSKWLATKPRIFIFDEPTQGVDVQTKAEVHAVIASLAKDGAAIIVISSELPELIGGSDRIMVLREGVVTGEFSAKDATQEGIMRVATAETAVINPPPGEAAAPPGAAGPLLPKPAADGLNPRRLPDLLLVRRELGLVAAILMIIIPATILNPRMLGASNLKALSMDAALLSIVTVAQMLVLITRNIDLSVASVISLSAYVSAMVLKASPHTPIPIAILIACAVGLLCGLINGAIIAYGRIPAIVATLGTLTLFRGFNSLLANGVQISADQVPQGWLDLTTASLFGVPGVVFVAAAIVTAIALGLRHLEAGRQWFAIGSNPDGSRLIGVPVTRRILAAFGLAGLLTGFDGALWASRLGTVDSQVAFGVELTVIASVVVGGVAIRGGSGTVLGVLLGTITLLVINNALILVHIDPLQIQSVYGLVILGAISADAYVTRKAHQPRSTRVRK
- a CDS encoding rhamnose ABC transporter substrate-binding protein translates to MRIHSCIFNIIIIAAAACMAGTAGSAADADITVGFIPKLDTDPYFKVAGEGAAEAQKEIGGKSLFVAPSTATGEAQIPFINNLVSQRVNVIAIAASDTNSVVPALRRALAQKIRVMTFDSDCAKNGRELFVNQATQSSLAEMMLDSLGGMIGYEGEFAILSSTPTATNQNQWIDAMKKRMANDPKFAKLKLDQVAYGQESAQVNQQQALALAEAFPNLKGIIIPAGIGLPAAARALEQAGLLGKIKLTGLAPATLMKKYILAGQAQDIWWNVKDLGYLSYYAAAALATGKITGKKGETFTAGRLGERTIGDDGEILLGPAVIVTPENVNSFAF
- a CDS encoding PRC and DUF2382 domain-containing protein, which produces MNTFDDINDQTFQSLIGRKVVDNRGDTIGTLDALWTDEASGKVEFLGIKTGWLLGKIHVVPARSVEIHDDQVRVPYDAELVKNAPSHPAEEVLSDAREQEVIQYYQGRTAGATVTGAETAGAAGAAAIGAERTSATAIGTEAADTRAGAVTGERDITEQRRDQIGVTGTPRESATGEVEIPTEEERVRVGKREVEAGRVRLRKLVRTEQVNVPVELRREDVVIERVPADQVRAGQTGELTEQEVEVPIRREEAVVDKERVVTGAVRARKTEDVEQQTVSDSVRKTDVEVDRSGLGETARTGETTTTTGVTGTEAEREAERERRREERNL
- a CDS encoding NAD(P)/FAD-dependent oxidoreductase — protein: MSAADFDAVVVGAGPNGLAAAITLARAGCSVLVLEANSTIGGGARSAELTLPGFVHDLGSAVHPLGAASPFFRTLALERFGLRWLRPDIPLAHPLDHGTAACLYDSLSRTARALGPDAWTYRQLIGPSVRRWEKLVFEFLQPMLHLPRHPFTLAGFGLRAIWPAAALTNTVFSREPARALFAGVAAHSFLPLEAPVSAAFGVVLGMLAHAVGWPIPLGGAQAITDALAGCLRELGGKIETGVRIGQFSEIPSARAILLDLTPWQFVQIAGRQLPAGYRRRLERFRHAPGVFKVDYALDGPVPWTAEECRRAGTLHLGGTLREIALAERQAAAGAVPERPFVLVSQPTLWDRTRAPAGKHTLWAYCHVPYGLTIDMTDALERQIERFAPGFRERILMRHVSGPAALARLNANLIGGDISGGANNLWQLIARPVFGPVPYRTPLRGVYLCSSSTPPGGGVHGMAGYGAAKAALNDVLCHTAATT